One segment of Tenrec ecaudatus isolate mTenEca1 chromosome 1, mTenEca1.hap1, whole genome shotgun sequence DNA contains the following:
- the LOC142437564 gene encoding olfactory receptor 12D3-like, which translates to MANATIVQEFLLLGLTSTQEWQPFFFVLFFMIYLVNLVGNGAILLIVILEPKLHSPMYFFLGNLSCLDICYSSVTLPKVLMNLVSSRKAISFLGCIAQLHFFHFLGSTETILLAIMAFDRFVAICYPLRYMLIMNQQVCLLLVGAVWLISFFYALMHSVMTARLNFCHSQKVNHFFCDVKPLLELACNNTLPHQWLLAIMAGIVSMGAFLLTLLSYFYIIGFLLFKHRSCSVLQKALSTCASHFMVVCLFYGPVGFTYSRPASASSMVQDRIVAIIYSAVTPVLNPLIYTLRNKEVMLALRKISRKKFLLKLHQQHH; encoded by the coding sequence ATGGCTAATGCCACTATAGTGCAGGAGTTTCTTTTACTTGGTCTGACCAGCACACAAGAGTGGCAACCTTTCTTTTTTGTGCTTTTCTTTATGATTTACCTGGTAAACTTGGTTGGAAATGGGGCTATATTACTGATTGTCATCTTGGAGCCCAAACTCCACTCCCCTATGTACTTCTTTCTGGGAAACCTTTCTTGTCTGGATATTTGCTATTCTTCAGTGACTCTGCCCAAGGTGCTCATGAACCTTGTCTCCTCTaggaaagccatctctttccTAGGATGCATTGCTCAgctccatttcttccattttctgggAAGCACGGAGACCATCTTATTAGCCATCATGGCTTTTGACCGTTTTGTGGCCATCTGCTACCCCCTGCGCTATATGCTCATCATGAACCAGCAAGTGTGTCTTCTGCTAGTAGGTGCAGTTTGGCTGATCAGCTTCTTTTATGCCCTGATGCATTCAGTCATGACAGCGCGCCTCAACTTTTGTCACTCTCAGAAAGTGAATCATTTCTTCTGTGATGTCAAGCCTCTCTTAGAACTTGCTTGCAACAACACACTACCCCATCAATGGCTTCTTGCTATTATGGCAGGCATTGTATCAATGGGGGCCTTCCTCCTAACCCTTCTCTCCTACTTTTATATTATTGGCTTCCTTCTCTTCAAGCACCGGTCCTGCAGTGTGCTTCAAAAGGCTCTGTCCACTTGTGCCTCTCATTTTATGGTTGTATGCCTCTTCTATGGACCTGTGGGCTTCACCTACAGCCGGCCTGCCTCAGCCTCCTCCATGGTGCAGGACCGGATCGTGGCCATCATCTACAGCGCAGTCACCCCCGTGCTGAATCCCCTGATATACACCCTGAGGAACAAAGAGGTGATGCTGGCTCTGAGGAAAATTTCCAGGAAAAAGTTTTTGCTTAAACTCCACCAGCAACACCACTAG